A genomic window from Cupriavidus metallidurans CH34 includes:
- a CDS encoding diguanylate cyclase domain-containing protein produces the protein MNWPGRPPARDDAVPQRPTLYRALRRIHLGVALIAVFTVGISLTALGLTALRVYADHNLRLVARSIAYTVEAPVVFGDAAAAADALSVIAASEDVTRVIVYDRDHQPMTVWQRPGHEQFPALRRVAGDLLISGAVEQPILHEAQQVGSVRVAGDPVALLHFLLQGTLGLGACLLLTALVAHYMSRRMLRDVVNPLRNLMRVAHAVRSERAFGQRMPPARIEELNALSEDFNVLLDELEAWQNQLQHENRSLAHRASHDSLTGLLNRAAFTEALDLAVRTAAARNQYAAVLYLDSDDFKGINDRYGHAAGDAVLVAVGQRLRGCLREGDSVARLGGDEFAVLVNALRAPEDAVRIAEHILNAMATPVCLADGTTIFAPLSIGLAVYPLHARNGTALLHSADAAMYGAKRQSGATWHSAESAPPEPHL, from the coding sequence ATGAACTGGCCCGGCCGCCCCCCCGCCCGCGACGACGCCGTGCCACAGCGCCCGACGCTGTACCGCGCGCTGCGGCGCATCCACCTTGGCGTGGCGCTGATCGCCGTGTTCACGGTCGGCATCTCGCTGACCGCGCTCGGGCTGACCGCGCTGCGCGTCTATGCGGATCACAACCTCCGGCTGGTCGCGCGCTCGATCGCCTATACGGTGGAAGCGCCGGTCGTGTTCGGCGACGCCGCCGCCGCGGCCGATGCGCTTTCCGTGATCGCCGCATCCGAGGACGTGACGCGGGTCATCGTGTACGACCGCGACCACCAGCCGATGACCGTGTGGCAGCGCCCCGGTCACGAGCAATTCCCCGCGCTGCGCCGGGTGGCCGGCGACCTGCTGATATCGGGCGCCGTCGAGCAGCCAATCCTTCACGAAGCCCAGCAGGTAGGCAGCGTGCGTGTGGCAGGCGATCCGGTGGCGCTCCTGCACTTCCTGCTGCAAGGCACGCTGGGCCTGGGAGCCTGTCTGCTGTTGACGGCGCTGGTGGCGCACTACATGTCCCGCCGAATGCTCAGGGATGTCGTCAATCCCCTGCGCAACCTGATGCGCGTGGCCCACGCGGTGCGTTCCGAACGCGCGTTTGGACAGCGAATGCCACCGGCGCGGATCGAGGAACTGAATGCGCTGTCCGAAGACTTCAACGTCCTGCTGGACGAACTCGAGGCCTGGCAAAACCAGCTTCAGCACGAGAACCGTTCGCTGGCGCACCGCGCCAGCCATGACAGCCTGACAGGCTTGCTCAACCGCGCCGCCTTCACTGAAGCGCTCGATCTCGCCGTGCGTACTGCGGCGGCGCGCAATCAATATGCCGCCGTGCTCTATCTCGACAGCGACGACTTCAAGGGTATCAACGACCGCTATGGCCACGCGGCGGGCGACGCCGTGCTCGTCGCCGTCGGTCAACGCCTGCGCGGCTGCCTGCGCGAAGGCGACAGCGTGGCGCGACTGGGCGGCGACGAGTTCGCCGTGCTGGTCAACGCCCTCCGCGCGCCCGAGGACGCGGTTCGCATCGCCGAGCACATCCTCAACGCCATGGCCACCCCTGTGTGTCTGGCCGATGGCACCACCATCTTCGCGCCGCTCAGCATCGGCCTGGCGGTCTACCCGCTGCATGCCCGCAACGGCACGGCGCTGCTCCATTCCGCCGATGCCGCGATGTACGGGGCCAAGCGCCAGTCCGGCGCCACCTGGCACAGCGCGGAGTCCGCGCCACCGGAGCCACATCTCTAG
- the glpK gene encoding glycerol kinase GlpK codes for MTSTTSHQPQYVLALDQGTSSSRAILFDHLGNVVRIAQREFRQYYPHPGHVEHDPYEIWQSQLAVAHEVLGDAGVSGTQISAIGITNQRETTVLWDRKTGEPVGRALVWQDRRTAPMCEDLQAAGHAETFQRKTGLIVDAYFSGTKLRWMLDNYEGARARAERGELAFGTVDSWLIWQLTDGARHVTDVSNASRTMLFNIHDFRWDDELLGLLDIPRNLLPEVVPSSGEVARASARLFGVEIPIAGIAGDQQAATFGQACLRPGMAKNTYGTGCFILMNTGDKPVTSHNRLITTIGWQIGGNTQYCLEGGVFMGGATIQWLRDGLKLIHSAPEVEPLARQCTDTGGVVLVPAFAGLGAPHWDPFARGTLVGITRGTGGPHIARAALESIALQSVDVLDAMQKDAGISLAELRVDGGASRSDLLMQMQADLLGTVVVRPRVTETTALGAAYLAGLATGYWTDPEEITRQWQVEQRFEPKLSADERERRIARWHRAVDRARDWARESDDAAR; via the coding sequence ATGACATCCACGACATCTCATCAGCCGCAGTACGTGCTGGCCCTGGATCAGGGCACCAGCAGTTCGCGCGCCATCCTGTTCGATCACCTGGGCAATGTCGTACGCATCGCCCAGCGTGAGTTTCGGCAATATTATCCGCATCCCGGCCACGTCGAGCACGACCCCTATGAGATCTGGCAGTCGCAACTGGCCGTGGCGCACGAGGTACTGGGCGACGCGGGCGTCAGCGGCACGCAGATTTCTGCCATCGGCATCACGAACCAGCGCGAAACCACGGTGCTGTGGGATCGCAAGACCGGTGAACCGGTGGGCCGCGCGCTGGTCTGGCAAGACCGCCGCACCGCACCGATGTGCGAGGACCTGCAGGCAGCGGGCCACGCGGAGACATTTCAGCGCAAGACCGGACTGATCGTCGACGCCTATTTCTCCGGCACCAAACTGCGCTGGATGCTCGACAACTACGAGGGCGCCCGCGCACGCGCCGAGCGCGGCGAGTTGGCCTTTGGCACCGTCGATAGCTGGCTGATCTGGCAGTTGACCGATGGTGCGCGGCACGTCACCGACGTTTCCAATGCTTCGCGCACGATGCTGTTCAACATCCACGATTTCCGCTGGGACGATGAACTCCTGGGCCTGCTGGATATTCCGCGCAACCTGCTGCCGGAAGTGGTGCCGTCGAGCGGCGAGGTCGCGCGCGCATCGGCACGGCTGTTCGGCGTGGAGATTCCGATTGCCGGCATCGCCGGCGACCAGCAGGCCGCCACGTTTGGCCAAGCTTGCCTGCGGCCGGGCATGGCCAAGAACACCTATGGCACCGGCTGCTTCATCCTGATGAACACCGGCGACAAACCCGTAACATCGCACAACCGGCTGATCACGACCATCGGCTGGCAGATCGGCGGCAATACCCAGTACTGTCTGGAAGGCGGCGTATTCATGGGCGGCGCGACGATCCAGTGGCTGCGCGACGGCCTCAAGCTGATCCACAGCGCCCCCGAGGTAGAGCCTCTGGCCCGCCAGTGCACCGACACCGGCGGCGTGGTGCTGGTGCCGGCATTCGCCGGCCTCGGCGCGCCGCACTGGGATCCGTTCGCACGCGGCACGTTGGTCGGCATCACGCGCGGTACCGGCGGGCCGCACATCGCCCGGGCCGCGCTCGAATCCATCGCGCTGCAGAGCGTGGATGTGCTCGACGCCATGCAGAAGGACGCCGGCATCTCGCTGGCCGAACTCCGGGTCGATGGCGGTGCCTCGCGCAGCGACCTGCTGATGCAGATGCAGGCCGACCTGCTCGGCACCGTCGTGGTCCGGCCGCGCGTGACCGAAACCACCGCGCTAGGCGCGGCATATCTCGCCGGGCTGGCAACTGGTTACTGGACCGACCCCGAAGAAATCACGCGGCAGTGGCAGGTGGAGCAGCGCTTCGAGCCGAAGCTGTCCGCCGACGAACGCGAACGCCGCATTGCGCGTTGGCACCGCGCCGTCGACCGCGCCCGCGACTGGGCGCGCGAGTCCGATGACGCCGCACGCTGA
- a CDS encoding YfiR family protein yields MSTGPLCQPPQLPYLTPNFAHRPRSALTLPLVLLLATPGTWPAAMAASTVTAAAPASAPVSAPVAPASRPEAVARMVMSLLSYARWPAERETLRLCVDTDARYGGKLMEGGSLSTGRLVQARSVDPLADTLAPECDALYMGAMTDARRKKLTADLVGKPVLVIVEEDFECEVGSMFCLTFRENQVSFRINLDAIARSGIHIHPGVLQLGRRRTPAS; encoded by the coding sequence ATGTCCACCGGACCCCTCTGCCAGCCGCCCCAATTGCCGTACTTGACGCCCAATTTCGCTCACCGACCGCGCTCCGCGCTGACGCTGCCACTGGTTCTGCTGCTGGCCACGCCCGGCACGTGGCCGGCAGCCATGGCCGCTTCCACGGTTACCGCAGCAGCGCCTGCATCAGCCCCGGTATCGGCCCCCGTCGCACCGGCTTCACGCCCCGAAGCCGTGGCCCGCATGGTGATGAGCCTGCTGAGCTATGCGCGCTGGCCCGCCGAGCGCGAAACGCTGAGGCTGTGCGTGGATACGGACGCGCGTTACGGCGGCAAGCTGATGGAAGGCGGCTCGCTATCCACGGGCCGGCTGGTCCAGGCACGCTCCGTCGATCCGCTTGCCGACACTCTCGCGCCCGAGTGCGACGCACTCTATATGGGGGCCATGACCGATGCTCGCCGCAAGAAGCTGACGGCGGATCTGGTGGGAAAGCCCGTGCTGGTGATCGTCGAGGAAGATTTCGAATGTGAAGTTGGCAGCATGTTTTGCCTGACATTCCGCGAGAATCAAGTTTCGTTCCGGATCAATCTCGATGCCATCGCGCGCAGCGGGATTCATATCCACCCCGGTGTGCTCCAGCTCGGCCGCCGCAGGACGCCCGCATCATGA
- a CDS encoding OmpA family protein, whose product MRAPSRPRRAFLLTTLAGLGALALSGCASPAHKLTPAQIAVLKNQGFMLTGNGWELVMPDKVLFGFDDDTVSAEQQNALARVARTLRDAGIDALRVDGHTDNVGTIEYNQQLSMRRAEAVARVLLTCGFARDHLDVRGFGKTRPIADNGTALGRAENRRVAIIVTVE is encoded by the coding sequence ATGAGAGCGCCCAGCAGACCCCGCCGCGCTTTCCTGCTGACCACACTGGCCGGTCTGGGCGCGCTGGCGCTGTCCGGCTGCGCCAGCCCCGCCCACAAGCTGACACCCGCGCAAATTGCCGTGCTCAAGAACCAGGGGTTCATGCTGACTGGCAACGGCTGGGAACTTGTCATGCCGGACAAGGTGCTGTTCGGCTTCGACGACGACACGGTCTCGGCCGAGCAACAGAACGCCCTCGCCCGGGTCGCGCGCACGCTGCGGGATGCCGGCATCGACGCCTTGCGCGTGGACGGCCACACCGACAACGTCGGCACGATCGAGTACAACCAGCAACTCTCCATGCGCCGTGCCGAGGCTGTGGCGCGCGTGCTGCTCACCTGCGGTTTCGCACGCGATCATCTCGATGTGCGCGGATTCGGCAAGACCCGCCCCATCGCCGACAACGGCACGGCGCTGGGGCGCGCGGAGAACCGCCGCGTGGCGATCATTGTCACGGTCGAATAG
- the purU gene encoding formyltetrahydrofolate deformylase, whose amino-acid sequence MSSTGFILTLSCPDQPGIVHAVSGLLFQHGCNIVDSDQYGDAFAGRFFMRVHFSAAPGGPDLAELRAAFAPVGDQFGMQWEVHDATVKPRVMIMVSKIGHCLNDLLFRAKVGGLPVEIAAIVSNHRDFYQLAASYDVPFFHLPLMNASAEQKAAQEARVFEVVREQNIDLVVLARYMQVLSDDLCRKLQGRAINIHHSFLPSFKGAKPYYQAHDRGVKLIGATAHYVTADLDEGPIIEQEIERVDHSMDPEQLTAVGRDVECVALARAVKWHAEHRILLNGHKTVVFK is encoded by the coding sequence ATGAGTTCCACCGGATTTATCCTCACGCTTTCCTGCCCGGACCAGCCGGGCATCGTTCACGCCGTATCCGGCCTGCTGTTCCAGCACGGCTGCAATATCGTTGACTCCGACCAGTACGGTGATGCCTTCGCCGGCCGCTTCTTTATGCGCGTGCATTTCAGCGCCGCGCCGGGCGGCCCGGATCTGGCCGAGCTTCGTGCCGCGTTTGCCCCCGTGGGCGACCAGTTCGGCATGCAGTGGGAGGTGCACGACGCGACCGTGAAGCCGCGCGTGATGATCATGGTGTCGAAGATTGGCCACTGCCTGAACGACCTGCTGTTCCGCGCCAAGGTTGGCGGTCTGCCGGTGGAGATCGCGGCGATCGTCTCGAACCATCGTGACTTCTATCAGCTCGCCGCGTCGTACGACGTGCCGTTCTTCCATCTGCCGCTGATGAACGCATCGGCGGAGCAGAAGGCCGCGCAGGAAGCGCGCGTGTTTGAAGTCGTGCGCGAGCAGAATATCGACCTGGTCGTGCTGGCCCGCTACATGCAGGTGCTGTCCGATGACCTGTGCCGCAAGCTCCAGGGCCGCGCGATCAACATCCACCATTCGTTCCTGCCGAGCTTCAAGGGCGCCAAGCCTTACTACCAGGCGCATGACCGCGGCGTGAAGCTGATTGGCGCGACGGCCCACTACGTGACTGCCGACCTCGACGAAGGCCCGATCATCGAACAGGAGATCGAGCGCGTGGACCACAGCATGGATCCGGAGCAACTGACCGCCGTGGGTCGCGACGTCGAATGCGTGGCGCTGGCCCGCGCCGTCAAGTGGCATGCGGAACATCGGATTCTGCTGAACGGCCACAAGACGGTGGTGTTCAAGTAA
- a CDS encoding NUDIX hydrolase, whose product MAETVSRPADPADIVSVVTAGVAARSPFDPVSHLRLMVDGRHVGWLPRKHADILAGFDGVLGQPDGQGAITLLPGRTTVPARNAALATLATQLADAGHVRGWRNELFAVTPTLEAEPLAVIERAAARFLGLLTFASHMNGIVAGQRALWISRRSPRKAVDPGMWDNLVAGGMPAGSDPLETLVRECDEESGIPPALASQAEAHGVIDVLREIPEGVQWERVYVYDLMLPADFVPHNRDGEVAEHRHIDPEALLAIMADCAMTVDATLVTLDALRRRGWAGIQP is encoded by the coding sequence ATGGCCGAAACAGTTTCCCGCCCCGCCGATCCCGCCGATATCGTTAGCGTAGTCACTGCTGGCGTTGCCGCGCGCAGTCCGTTTGATCCCGTCTCCCACCTTCGCCTGATGGTCGATGGGCGGCACGTGGGCTGGCTGCCGCGCAAGCACGCTGACATCCTCGCGGGGTTTGATGGCGTGCTGGGCCAGCCCGACGGGCAGGGCGCCATCACGCTGCTGCCCGGCCGTACCACGGTGCCCGCGCGCAATGCAGCACTGGCGACGCTGGCCACCCAACTGGCCGATGCCGGCCATGTGCGCGGCTGGCGCAACGAACTGTTCGCGGTGACGCCGACGCTGGAAGCCGAGCCGCTGGCCGTGATCGAGCGCGCGGCAGCCCGCTTCCTGGGGCTGCTGACGTTCGCGTCGCACATGAACGGGATCGTGGCCGGCCAGCGGGCGCTGTGGATATCGCGCCGCAGCCCGCGCAAGGCGGTGGACCCGGGTATGTGGGACAACCTCGTAGCCGGTGGCATGCCGGCAGGCAGCGATCCGCTGGAAACGCTGGTGCGCGAATGCGACGAGGAATCGGGGATTCCGCCCGCGCTGGCCAGCCAGGCCGAGGCCCACGGGGTGATCGATGTGCTACGTGAAATCCCCGAAGGCGTGCAGTGGGAGCGTGTGTATGTATATGACCTCATGCTGCCGGCCGACTTCGTTCCCCATAACCGGGACGGTGAAGTGGCCGAGCACCGGCATATCGATCCGGAGGCATTGCTTGCTATCATGGCGGATTGCGCCATGACCGTCGATGCCACGCTGGTGACGCTGGATGCCCTCCGCCGACGCGGCTGGGCCGGTATCCAGCCCTGA
- a CDS encoding DeoR/GlpR family DNA-binding transcription regulator: MTLNPRQTALLEEVRTQGFASIDELARKFGVTLQTVRRDVNLLAENGMLARFHGGVRVEGSTTENIAYRQRQVLNAEGKARIARAVAAAVPEGCSLILNIGTTVEEVARALIHHRGLRVITNNLNVANILADNPDCEVIVAGGVLRSRDRGIVGEATVEFIRQFKVDIGLIGISGIEADGTLRDYDFREVKVSRTIMEHSREIWLAADASKFNRRAMVELAPLASIDRLFTDEPLPAPFDTMLQESGVECVVADQE, translated from the coding sequence ATGACGCTCAATCCACGCCAGACCGCACTCCTCGAGGAAGTCCGCACGCAGGGCTTTGCCTCTATCGACGAACTCGCGCGCAAGTTCGGCGTGACCCTGCAAACGGTGCGCCGGGACGTCAACCTGCTGGCCGAGAACGGCATGCTGGCCCGATTTCATGGCGGGGTACGGGTAGAGGGATCGACCACCGAGAACATTGCCTACCGGCAACGCCAGGTGCTGAACGCGGAGGGTAAGGCGCGCATCGCGCGCGCGGTGGCGGCTGCCGTGCCGGAAGGCTGCTCGCTGATCCTGAACATCGGCACCACGGTGGAGGAAGTGGCGCGCGCGCTGATCCATCACCGGGGCTTGCGGGTAATCACGAACAACCTGAACGTGGCCAATATCCTGGCCGACAACCCCGACTGCGAGGTCATCGTCGCCGGTGGCGTGCTGCGTTCACGCGACCGCGGCATCGTTGGCGAGGCTACGGTGGAATTTATCCGGCAGTTCAAGGTGGATATCGGCCTGATCGGCATCTCGGGCATCGAGGCCGACGGCACGCTGCGCGACTATGATTTTCGCGAGGTCAAGGTGTCTCGCACGATCATGGAACACTCGCGCGAAATCTGGCTGGCGGCCGACGCCAGCAAGTTCAACCGGCGAGCCATGGTGGAACTGGCGCCGCTCGCGAGCATCGACCGGCTATTCACGGACGAGCCGTTACCCGCGCCTTTCGACACGATGCTGCAGGAAAGCGGGGTGGAATGTGTGGTCGCGGATCAGGAGTGA
- a CDS encoding glycerol-3-phosphate dehydrogenase/oxidase, giving the protein MQTSVTPIAPPSRDTLLQTLAREPRWDVIVIGGGATGLGTALDAASRGYRTLLLEAADFAKGTSSKATKLVHGGVRYLAQGNISLVREALHERGLLARNAPHVVWPLGFVVPAYQMFDQPFYGIGLKLYDMLAGGLNLSGSRWLSHHETLEAAPTLAEHVGGRPLRGGNLYFDGQFDDARLAMALMRTLFDVGGTAVNYMRVSGLSQSNGVITGVTAQDVIGGETFHLRADCVINATGVWVDAVRQMEDGQARRMVAPSQGVHLTIPRSFLPGDRAVLIPKTDDGRVLFLVPWNGHTIVGTTDTPRQDLPLEPRAASDDVDFILETAARYLARDPTRDDVTSVWAGLRPLVKATGEASTASLSREHTILVSKAGLITVTGGKWTTYRKMAEDVMETAIQRQLLRAAPCRTADLPLHGATNMPNDLPPSGTGSPDRYYGADLPLVQAMPGADNVLVPASGLTEAHVRFAARYELARRVEDVLARRNRALFLDARAALDGAPRVAAILAEELAHDSAWQARELEDFGKLARGYMLG; this is encoded by the coding sequence ATGCAAACTTCCGTCACTCCGATCGCCCCTCCCTCCCGCGACACCCTGCTTCAGACGCTCGCGCGCGAGCCACGCTGGGATGTGATCGTCATCGGCGGCGGCGCCACCGGGCTGGGCACCGCGCTCGACGCTGCTTCGCGTGGCTACCGCACGCTGCTGCTCGAAGCCGCCGACTTCGCCAAGGGCACGTCGAGCAAGGCCACCAAGCTCGTGCACGGCGGCGTTCGCTACCTGGCGCAAGGCAACATCAGCCTGGTGCGCGAGGCCCTGCACGAACGCGGCCTGCTCGCGCGCAACGCACCGCACGTGGTGTGGCCGCTTGGCTTCGTCGTGCCGGCCTACCAGATGTTCGACCAGCCGTTCTACGGGATCGGCCTGAAGCTCTATGACATGCTGGCAGGCGGCCTGAACCTTTCCGGCAGCCGCTGGCTCAGCCATCACGAAACGCTCGAGGCCGCGCCAACCCTGGCCGAGCACGTGGGCGGGCGTCCGCTGCGCGGTGGCAATCTGTATTTCGACGGCCAGTTCGATGACGCGCGGCTGGCGATGGCGTTGATGCGCACGCTGTTCGATGTGGGCGGCACCGCGGTCAACTACATGCGCGTGAGCGGACTCTCGCAGTCCAACGGCGTCATCACCGGCGTCACGGCACAAGATGTGATCGGTGGGGAGACGTTCCACCTGCGCGCGGATTGCGTGATCAACGCCACCGGCGTGTGGGTCGATGCCGTGCGCCAGATGGAAGACGGCCAGGCCCGGCGGATGGTGGCGCCGAGCCAGGGCGTTCACTTGACGATTCCGCGCAGCTTCCTGCCCGGCGATCGCGCAGTCCTGATTCCGAAAACCGACGATGGCCGCGTGCTGTTCCTGGTGCCCTGGAACGGACACACGATCGTCGGCACCACCGACACCCCGCGCCAGGATCTACCGCTGGAGCCCCGGGCAGCGAGCGACGACGTCGACTTCATCCTGGAAACGGCCGCGCGTTACCTGGCCCGCGACCCGACCCGCGATGACGTGACCAGCGTCTGGGCGGGGCTGCGTCCGCTGGTGAAGGCCACCGGAGAAGCCTCCACCGCGTCGTTGTCGCGCGAGCATACGATCCTGGTATCCAAAGCCGGACTGATCACGGTCACGGGCGGCAAATGGACCACGTATCGCAAGATGGCCGAGGACGTGATGGAAACCGCGATCCAGCGGCAGTTGCTGCGCGCCGCGCCCTGCCGCACGGCCGACCTGCCGCTGCACGGCGCGACCAACATGCCCAATGACCTGCCGCCCTCGGGCACCGGATCGCCCGACCGCTACTACGGCGCCGACCTCCCCCTGGTTCAGGCGATGCCTGGCGCGGACAACGTGCTCGTGCCCGCCTCCGGCCTGACCGAGGCCCACGTCCGCTTTGCGGCGCGCTACGAGCTGGCCCGCCGCGTTGAGGACGTGCTGGCGCGGCGCAATCGGGCGCTGTTCCTGGACGCCCGCGCTGCGCTGGACGGCGCCCCCCGGGTGGCGGCGATCCTGGCGGAGGAACTCGCGCACGACTCGGCCTGGCAGGCACGCGAACTCGAGGACTTCGGCAAGCTCGCCAGGGGCTATATGCTCGGATGA
- a CDS encoding YXWGXW repeat-containing protein — MKRQLIVRAFAGAVLLGSAAALAPAAMAQVSINIGIGVPPPAPVYEVVPPPRAGYVWAPGYWDWDDHGHKHAWKKGHWVGERPGYVYEQPRWVRASNGWVLQPERWNRGPGRGDDDDQGHGHDHDRGRGGYHCPPGHAKKGEC; from the coding sequence ATGAAACGACAGCTTATCGTGCGCGCCTTTGCTGGCGCGGTTCTGCTTGGTTCGGCAGCGGCGCTGGCGCCGGCCGCCATGGCGCAGGTCAGCATCAATATCGGCATTGGCGTTCCGCCACCGGCCCCGGTCTATGAAGTCGTGCCGCCTCCGCGTGCTGGCTACGTCTGGGCGCCCGGCTACTGGGACTGGGACGACCACGGTCACAAGCATGCTTGGAAGAAGGGGCACTGGGTCGGCGAACGTCCCGGCTATGTTTATGAGCAGCCGCGCTGGGTTCGCGCCAGCAACGGCTGGGTGCTACAGCCCGAGCGCTGGAACCGCGGGCCGGGCCGAGGCGATGACGATGATCAGGGCCACGGTCACGACCATGACCGCGGCCGTGGCGGCTATCACTGCCCGCCCGGACACGCCAAGAAGGGCGAGTGCTGA